The Castor canadensis chromosome 13, mCasCan1.hap1v2, whole genome shotgun sequence genome has a window encoding:
- the Fancg gene encoding Fanconi anemia group G protein isoform X1 gives MSQQTWSASLSLDSSAPRTSCLDLWREKNDRLVRQAKVAQNTRLSLRRQQLAQDTLEGLRELLHSLQGLPAAISVLPLELTVICNFITLRVSLARGFTDDLTQDIQQGLERVLETQEQLGPRVGQGLGELWDAILRASSLLPELLPALHHLVGLQAALWLSTDRIGDLALLLQTLNGSQSGASEDLLLLLKTWSPPVKESDAPLTLQDAQGLRDVLLTAFAFRQGLQELITGSLPRALSILHEAASGLCPRPVLVQVYTALGTCLRKMGNPQRALLYLIAALKVGTACGLPLLEASRLYQQLGDASAELESLELLVEALSATHSFEAPQLLIEVELLLPQPDQASPLHCGTQSQAKHLLASRCLQLGRAEDAAEHYLDLLALLLDGSEPRFSPPPAPPGPCVPEVFLEAAAAMIQAGRAQDALTICEELLSRTSALLPKMSQLWEDARKGAKELPHCPLWVSATHLLQGQAWVQLKAQKEAVSEFSWCLELLFRATPEDKEQGAVPNCEQGCKSDVVLQQLRAAALISRGLEWVASGQDTKALKDFLLSVQMSPGNKDASFHLLQTLKKLDRKDEALVLWQRLKVQTQMPQEEAAWSLPLYLETYLSWIHPPDCETLLEEFRTALLEPCDL, from the exons ATGTCCCAGCAGACATGGTCTGCTAGCCTGTCCCTAGACTCTTCGGCGCCACGCACCAGCTGCCTGGACCTCTGGAGAGAGAAGAATGACCGGCTTGTTCGACAGGCCAAG GTGGCTCAGAACACACGCCTGTCTCTGAGGCGACAGCAGTTGGCTCAAGACACACTCGAAGGGCTTAGGGAGCTCCTCCACAGTCTGCAAG GGCTCCCTGCAGCTATTTCGGTTCTCCCCTTGGAGCTGACTGTCATCTGTAACTTCATTACTCTGAGGGTGAGCCTGGCCCGGGGTTTCACTGACGACCTGACCCAGGATATTCAACAGGGTCTTGAGAGAG TGCTGGAGACGCAGGAGCAACTCGGACCCAGGGTGGGACAGGGACTTGGGGAGCTGTGGGACGCCATCCTTCGTGCTTCCTCTCTTTTGCCGGAGCTGCTCCCTGCCCTACACCACCTGGTTGGCCTGCAGGCTGCTCTCTGGCTGAGCACTGACCGTATTGGGGACCTGGCCTTGCTGTTGCAAACCCTGAATGGTAGCCAG AGTGGGGCCTCTGAAGATCTGTTGCTACTTCTAAAAACTTGGAGCCCTCCAGTTAAGGAATCAGATGCCCCACTGACTCTGCAGGATGCCCAGGGTTTGAGGGATGTCCTTTTGACAGCATTTGCCTTCCGCCAAG GTCTCCAGGAGCTGATTACAGGGAGTCTGCCTAGGGCACTGAGCATTCTGCATGAAGCGGCCTCAGGTCTGTGTCCACGACCTGTGTTGGTCCAGGTGTACACAGCACTGGGGACCTGTCTCCGTAAAATG GGAAATCCACAGAGAGCACTGCTGTACTTGATTGCAGCCCTGAAAGTAGGAACAGCCTGTGGTCTTCCACTTCTGGAGGCTTCCAGATTATATCAGCAACTGGGGGACGCATCAGCAGAGCTGGAGAGTCTGGAgctgctggttgag GCCTTGAGTGCTACTCATAGCTTTGAAGCTCCCCAGCTTCTCATTGAGGTAGAATTACTACTCCCACAACCTGACCAAGCCTCTCCCCTTCACTGTGGCACACAGAGCCAGGCTAAGCACCTGCTAGCGAGCCGATGCCTACAATTGGGGAG GGCAGAAGACGCTGCAGAGCATTACTTGGACCTGCTGGCCCTGTTGCTGGATGGCTCAGAGCCAAGG ttttccccacctcctgcccCTCCAGGGCCTTGTGTGCCAGAGGTGTTCTTGGAGGCAGCAGCAGCAATGATCCAGGCAGGCCGAGCCCAGGATGCTTTGACCATATGTGAAGAGCTTCTCAGCCGCACATCAGCTCTGCTTCCCAAGATGTCCCAGCTGTGGGAAGATGCCAGAAAAGGAGCCAAAGAACTGCCACACTGCCCACTCTGGGTCTCTGCTACCCACTTGCTTCAGGGCCAGGCCTGGGTACAACTGAAAGCCCAAAAAGAGGCAGTTAGTGAATTTAGCTG GTGCCTTGAGCTGCTCTTCCGGGCCACACCCGAGGACAAAGAACAAG GAGCAGTTCCCAACTGTGAGCAGGGGTGTAAGTCTGATGTGGTACTGCAGCAACTTCGGGCAGCTGCCTTGATTAGTCGTGGACTAGAATGGGTAGCCAGTGGCCAGGATACCAAAGCCTTAAAGGACTTCCTCCTCAGTGTACAGATGTCCCCAG GCAACAAAGATGCATCCTTTCACCTGCTTCAGACTTTGAAGAAGCTGGATCGGAAGGATGAGGCCCTTGTTCTCTGGCAGAGGCTGAAGGTCCAAACTCAGATGCCACAGGAAGAAGCTGCCTG GTCTCTTCCCCTATACCTAGAAACCTATTTGAGTTGGATCCATCCCCCTGACTGTGAAACTCTCCTTGAAGAGTTTCGGACAGCACTCCTGGAGCCTTGTGACCTGTAG
- the Fancg gene encoding Fanconi anemia group G protein isoform X2, which translates to MSQQTWSASLSLDSSAPRTSCLDLWREKNDRLVRQAKVAQNTRLSLRRQQLAQDTLEGLRELLHSLQGLPAAISVLPLELTVICNFITLRVSLARGFTDDLTQDIQQGLERVLETQEQLGPRVGQGLGELWDAILRASSLLPELLPALHHLVGLQAALWLSTDRIGDLALLLQTLNGSQSGASEDLLLLLKTWSPPVKESDAPLTLQDAQGLRDVLLTAFAFRQGLQELITGSLPRALSILHEAASGLCPRPVLVQVYTALGTCLRKMGNPQRALLYLIAALKVGTACGLPLLEASRLYQQLGDASAELESLELLVEALSATHSFEAPQLLIEVELLLPQPDQASPLHCGTQSQAKHLLASRCLQLGRAEDAAEHYLDLLALLLDGSEPRFSPPPAPPGPCVPEVFLEAAAAMIQAGRAQDALTICEELLSRTSALLPKMSQLWEDARKGAKELPHCPLWVSATHLLQGQAWVQLKAQKEAVSEFSWCLELLFRATPEDKEQGNKDASFHLLQTLKKLDRKDEALVLWQRLKVQTQMPQEEAAWSLPLYLETYLSWIHPPDCETLLEEFRTALLEPCDL; encoded by the exons ATGTCCCAGCAGACATGGTCTGCTAGCCTGTCCCTAGACTCTTCGGCGCCACGCACCAGCTGCCTGGACCTCTGGAGAGAGAAGAATGACCGGCTTGTTCGACAGGCCAAG GTGGCTCAGAACACACGCCTGTCTCTGAGGCGACAGCAGTTGGCTCAAGACACACTCGAAGGGCTTAGGGAGCTCCTCCACAGTCTGCAAG GGCTCCCTGCAGCTATTTCGGTTCTCCCCTTGGAGCTGACTGTCATCTGTAACTTCATTACTCTGAGGGTGAGCCTGGCCCGGGGTTTCACTGACGACCTGACCCAGGATATTCAACAGGGTCTTGAGAGAG TGCTGGAGACGCAGGAGCAACTCGGACCCAGGGTGGGACAGGGACTTGGGGAGCTGTGGGACGCCATCCTTCGTGCTTCCTCTCTTTTGCCGGAGCTGCTCCCTGCCCTACACCACCTGGTTGGCCTGCAGGCTGCTCTCTGGCTGAGCACTGACCGTATTGGGGACCTGGCCTTGCTGTTGCAAACCCTGAATGGTAGCCAG AGTGGGGCCTCTGAAGATCTGTTGCTACTTCTAAAAACTTGGAGCCCTCCAGTTAAGGAATCAGATGCCCCACTGACTCTGCAGGATGCCCAGGGTTTGAGGGATGTCCTTTTGACAGCATTTGCCTTCCGCCAAG GTCTCCAGGAGCTGATTACAGGGAGTCTGCCTAGGGCACTGAGCATTCTGCATGAAGCGGCCTCAGGTCTGTGTCCACGACCTGTGTTGGTCCAGGTGTACACAGCACTGGGGACCTGTCTCCGTAAAATG GGAAATCCACAGAGAGCACTGCTGTACTTGATTGCAGCCCTGAAAGTAGGAACAGCCTGTGGTCTTCCACTTCTGGAGGCTTCCAGATTATATCAGCAACTGGGGGACGCATCAGCAGAGCTGGAGAGTCTGGAgctgctggttgag GCCTTGAGTGCTACTCATAGCTTTGAAGCTCCCCAGCTTCTCATTGAGGTAGAATTACTACTCCCACAACCTGACCAAGCCTCTCCCCTTCACTGTGGCACACAGAGCCAGGCTAAGCACCTGCTAGCGAGCCGATGCCTACAATTGGGGAG GGCAGAAGACGCTGCAGAGCATTACTTGGACCTGCTGGCCCTGTTGCTGGATGGCTCAGAGCCAAGG ttttccccacctcctgcccCTCCAGGGCCTTGTGTGCCAGAGGTGTTCTTGGAGGCAGCAGCAGCAATGATCCAGGCAGGCCGAGCCCAGGATGCTTTGACCATATGTGAAGAGCTTCTCAGCCGCACATCAGCTCTGCTTCCCAAGATGTCCCAGCTGTGGGAAGATGCCAGAAAAGGAGCCAAAGAACTGCCACACTGCCCACTCTGGGTCTCTGCTACCCACTTGCTTCAGGGCCAGGCCTGGGTACAACTGAAAGCCCAAAAAGAGGCAGTTAGTGAATTTAGCTG GTGCCTTGAGCTGCTCTTCCGGGCCACACCCGAGGACAAAGAACAAG GCAACAAAGATGCATCCTTTCACCTGCTTCAGACTTTGAAGAAGCTGGATCGGAAGGATGAGGCCCTTGTTCTCTGGCAGAGGCTGAAGGTCCAAACTCAGATGCCACAGGAAGAAGCTGCCTG GTCTCTTCCCCTATACCTAGAAACCTATTTGAGTTGGATCCATCCCCCTGACTGTGAAACTCTCCTTGAAGAGTTTCGGACAGCACTCCTGGAGCCTTGTGACCTGTAG